Proteins encoded by one window of Salmonirosea aquatica:
- a CDS encoding AtpZ/AtpI family protein — protein MNDPKPENGKENKRSTNTYMKYSSLAFQMLGTIVVFTYGGYKLDEWQHNKVPVWTLVLSLVSIAGSLYLFIKSVTKE, from the coding sequence ATGAACGATCCCAAGCCGGAAAACGGGAAAGAAAACAAGCGCAGCACCAATACGTACATGAAATACTCATCGTTGGCATTCCAGATGCTGGGAACGATTGTTGTATTTACTTATGGCGGTTATAAACTGGACGAGTGGCAGCACAACAAGGTACCCGTCTGGACGCTGGTGCTTTCGCTGGTTTCCATCGCCGGATCGCTCTACCTATTTATCAAGTCGGTCACGAAAGAATAG
- the porW gene encoding type IX secretion system periplasmic lipoprotein PorW/SprE, which translates to MLGSLLTLLLGMLSGCSQYSSSPGSVAFHNLTAKYNAYYIARFETELAERAMHKAYQDNYNQILPILMPLDSTLGISVRPQLENAIKKASIVAEKHQNSKWLDDSYTLIGKDRLYLGQYDDGVEALRYVFANGRDEDDKNTALIWLMRAYTQKGDYDNALDVAEYLRQQPLTKEATRDFYLAKAAVHQQQGEYLTAVAILEQAFPLLKRSPEKARLHYVAGQLYDRIGQYALAADHYRDVARNRPTYDLSFYAGMNSLQNRVLLDPKVDLTDVGFDKMLRDRKNNDLRDRIYYTMGLLAERRGRYPEAVGFLQKSVQVARANPEQIPYTYLELARINYDRLEDYETAQAYYDSALVTLPQQAEQYRIVSDRKKALDEFVTQISIVRTEDSLQALAQMNPAALERKLDAIIEEQEEEKRQLLLKAQEALAASNRPSASDIGTPFISGSERRWELYDPVMVNQGRVEFRRLWGNRPLEDNWRRANKENASFTASAQNPNLNAAVVPPENDLGLKAETTLAKGSEAWVTRRNGLLKNVPISEAAFSTSEKREEDALYRLGKIYRFDLKEPEKAVTTFTRLLKDFPKTAYREEIYYLIYLSLDENNKNRPLWKEKLLAEFPNSSYARLLNQAQLAQDDKGGTLGGGFAAKTYDSIYKLYTAGNYSEALAQVENALAQYRENPLVDKFALLRIFLVGKVRGRDAYLQAINEFIRLYPDSSLLPRVQEMLEVTGRASTRR; encoded by the coding sequence TTGCTTGGTAGCCTCTTGACCCTCCTGTTGGGTATGTTGAGTGGGTGTTCGCAGTATAGCAGCAGTCCTGGTAGCGTGGCCTTTCATAACCTGACTGCAAAATACAATGCATACTACATTGCCCGCTTCGAAACAGAACTCGCGGAACGCGCTATGCATAAGGCGTACCAGGACAATTACAACCAGATTCTTCCCATCCTGATGCCGCTGGATTCTACGTTGGGAATCAGTGTCCGGCCACAATTGGAAAATGCCATCAAAAAGGCTTCGATCGTAGCGGAAAAGCACCAGAATAGCAAGTGGTTGGATGATAGTTATACCCTCATTGGCAAAGACCGCCTATACTTGGGCCAGTACGACGATGGCGTGGAAGCGCTTCGGTATGTCTTTGCAAACGGGCGGGATGAAGACGATAAAAACACGGCGCTGATCTGGCTCATGCGGGCTTATACACAAAAAGGGGACTACGATAATGCTCTTGATGTGGCAGAGTACCTGCGCCAGCAGCCCCTCACTAAAGAAGCTACCCGTGATTTTTACCTGGCCAAAGCCGCCGTGCATCAGCAGCAGGGCGAATACCTGACGGCGGTAGCGATCCTCGAGCAGGCCTTCCCACTATTGAAAAGGAGTCCCGAAAAGGCTCGTCTGCATTATGTGGCCGGGCAACTCTACGACCGGATCGGGCAGTATGCCCTGGCCGCCGACCATTACCGCGACGTAGCCAGAAACCGCCCTACCTACGATCTGTCGTTTTATGCGGGTATGAATTCCCTGCAAAACCGCGTCCTTCTGGACCCCAAAGTGGATCTGACGGATGTGGGTTTTGATAAAATGCTCCGCGACCGTAAAAACAATGATCTCCGCGACCGGATTTACTACACCATGGGTTTGCTGGCCGAGCGCCGGGGGCGCTATCCTGAGGCAGTGGGTTTCCTACAGAAATCCGTGCAGGTGGCGCGTGCCAATCCCGAGCAGATACCCTACACCTACCTGGAACTGGCCCGGATCAACTACGATCGCCTGGAAGACTACGAAACCGCCCAGGCCTACTACGACAGTGCATTGGTGACGCTACCCCAGCAAGCCGAGCAGTACCGAATTGTCTCGGACCGGAAAAAAGCACTGGATGAGTTTGTGACCCAAATTTCCATTGTCCGCACCGAAGACAGCCTGCAAGCCCTGGCCCAGATGAACCCGGCCGCCCTGGAGCGTAAGCTGGATGCCATCATAGAGGAGCAGGAGGAGGAAAAACGCCAATTGCTTCTCAAGGCCCAGGAGGCTTTAGCAGCCTCGAACCGTCCCTCAGCCAGCGACATCGGAACACCCTTTATTTCGGGCAGTGAACGGCGTTGGGAGCTCTATGACCCCGTAATGGTAAACCAGGGCCGGGTGGAGTTCCGTCGCTTGTGGGGGAATCGTCCCCTGGAAGACAACTGGCGACGAGCCAACAAAGAAAACGCTTCCTTTACAGCCAGTGCGCAGAATCCGAATTTGAACGCCGCCGTAGTACCGCCGGAAAACGACCTAGGTCTGAAAGCCGAAACCACACTTGCCAAAGGCTCGGAGGCCTGGGTAACCCGGCGGAACGGATTGTTGAAAAATGTTCCTATCAGCGAAGCAGCCTTTTCCACTTCGGAAAAGCGGGAAGAAGATGCTTTGTATCGTTTAGGGAAAATTTATCGTTTTGATTTAAAAGAGCCTGAAAAGGCCGTCACGACGTTTACGCGCCTGCTCAAGGATTTCCCCAAGACCGCCTACCGTGAAGAAATCTACTACCTTATATACCTTTCCCTGGATGAAAACAACAAAAATCGTCCCCTGTGGAAAGAAAAGTTGTTGGCTGAATTCCCGAATTCATCCTACGCACGCCTGCTGAACCAGGCTCAACTGGCTCAGGATGATAAAGGGGGTACCTTAGGCGGGGGCTTTGCCGCCAAAACCTATGACAGTATTTATAAATTATACACCGCAGGCAATTATTCGGAGGCTCTGGCACAGGTAGAGAATGCCCTGGCCCAGTACCGGGAGAACCCTCTGGTTGATAAATTCGCGCTGCTTCGGATCTTCCTGGTGGGTAAAGTACGGGGGCGTGATGCCTACCTACAGGCTATTAACGAATTCATTCGTCTTTATCCCGATAGCTCTTTGTTGCCCAGGGTACAGGAAATGCTCGAAGTGACCGGACGCGCTTCCACCCGGCGTTGA
- a CDS encoding glycerate kinase, which yields MNIVIAPDKFRGSLESDEVCEAMAAGVLLAFPEAQITMVPLADGGEGTAKALTRHAGGEFISLMVQDPLGRPIQASYGLTPDHKTAFIEMAAASGLALLSEDERNPDETTSFGTGELINDALARGVDHIILGIGGSATTDGEWVWPPP from the coding sequence TTGAACATTGTTATTGCTCCCGACAAATTCCGCGGCTCTCTCGAATCGGATGAGGTGTGCGAAGCAATGGCTGCCGGTGTTCTACTGGCTTTTCCCGAAGCACAAATAACTATGGTGCCTCTGGCCGATGGAGGTGAAGGTACGGCCAAAGCACTCACCCGGCACGCAGGCGGTGAATTTATCTCCCTGATGGTGCAGGACCCCTTGGGACGACCCATTCAGGCGAGTTATGGCCTTACACCCGATCACAAAACAGCTTTCATTGAAATGGCGGCAGCCTCAGGACTGGCTTTGCTATCGGAGGACGAACGTAATCCTGATGAAACCACTTCTTTCGGAACGGGAGAGCTCATCAACGACGCCCTTGCACGGGGAGTAGATCACATCATTCTGGGTATTGGGGGAAGTGCTACCACGGATGGGGAGTGGGTATGGCCGCCGCCCTAG